Proteins from a genomic interval of Molothrus ater isolate BHLD 08-10-18 breed brown headed cowbird chromosome 10, BPBGC_Mater_1.1, whole genome shotgun sequence:
- the ZIC4 gene encoding zinc finger protein ZIC 4 isoform X1, producing the protein MSVDALGIPVMDPAALSRRNTALRLVDLAGAPRHHQHPPQSMTGFPGVAGHPHTTAPTPPGEHAAESRLGPQQLRPEHMGHRHHPPPHPPPQHHPAALKISPAPHPHHQLLHHHHHHHHHHHHMAGQAEVVSSHTAAFGPAQSPAAPYPVSHPAQALAAGRDFFIRRDLPAPLMPGLTEQHPAASSHHGLFVSTTGSYPGHHGHQHHHSEAGNPSLFTGLHEQPPHAAPGGHLNGQLRLGLPGEMYARSEHFTQVPASRTDHFAASSLHNYGGMNLNMNLAPHHGPGAFFRYMRQPIKQELICKWIELDQTPKKLCSKTFSTMHELVTHVTVEHVGGPEQSNHICFWEECPREGKPFKAKYKLVNHIRVHTGEKPFPCPFPGCGKVFARSENLKIHKRTHTGEKPFKCEFEGCDRRFANSSDRKKHSHVHTSDKPYNCKVRGCDKSYTHPSSLRKHMKVHCKSPPPSSGYESSTPSLVSPSSDSGREPPASCSHAEPSAPAQPAANLSEWYVCQGAGPRGPPGPPGASPPPRLPAEPRPRC; encoded by the exons ATGAGCGTGGATGCTCTGGGGATCCCGGTGATggaccctgctgctctctccaggcGGAACACGGCGCTGAGATTAGTAGACTTGGCGGGGGCTCCTCGCCACCACCAGCACCCCCCTCAGAGCATGACAGGCTTCCCGGGCGTCGCCGGGCACCCCCACACCACGGCGCCCACGCCGCCGGGGGAACACGCCGCCGAGTCCCGCCTCGGGCCGCAGCAGCTCCGGCCAGAACACATGGGGCACCGccaccatcctcctcctcatcctcctcctcagcatcACCCCGCGGCCCTTAAGATCAGCCCTGCCCCTCATCCCCACCACCAGCTCCtccaccaccatcatcatcatcaccatcatcatcatcatatgGCAGGCCAAGCCGAGGTGGTCTCTAGTCACACGGCAGCGTTTGGCCCGGCGCAGTCACCAGCAGCCCCTTACCCCGTGTCtcacccagcccaggctctggcagcaggtAGGGACTTCTTCATCCGCAGAGACCTGCCGGCCCCACTCATGCCAGGGCTGACCGAGCAGCACCCCGCTGCAAGTTCTCACCACGGACTGTTTGTCTCAACAACAGGTAGCTACCCCGGACACCATGGTCACCAGCACCACCACTCAGAAGCTGGGAATCCCTCTCTGTTCACTGGACTCCATGAGCAGCCTCCCCATGCAGCTCCAGGTGGCCATCTAAACGGACAGCTCAGACTGGGGTTACCTGGAGAAATGTACGCCAGGTCTGAACATTTCACTCAAGTACCAGCCTCCAGGACAGAtcattttgctgcttcttcGCTTCATAACTACGGAGGTATGAATCTGAACATGAACCTGGCTCCACACCACGGCCCGGGTGCCTTCTTTCGTTACATGAGGCAGCCCATCAAACAGGAACTCATCTGTAAGTGGATTGAGTTGGACCAGACTCCCAAAAAATTATGCTCGAAAACTTTCAGCACGATGCACGAGCTGGTGACTCATGTCACGGTGGAGCACGTTGGAGGACCCGAGCAGTCCAATCACATATGTTTCTGGGAAGAGTGTCCAAGAGAAGGGAAACCTTTCAAGGCCAAATATAAACTTGTAAATCACATCAGAGTCCACACAGGTGAAAAACCTTTCCCCTGCCCTTTCCCAGGCTGTGGCAAAGTGTTTGCCAGATCAGAGAATCTCAAAATACACAAAAGAACTCATACAG GGGAGAAGCCGTTCAAATGTGAATTCGAGGGCTGTGACAGGCGCTTCGCCAACAGCAGCGACAGGAAGAAGCACTCGCATGTCCACACCAGCGACAAGCCCTACAACTGCAAAGTGAGAGGCTGCGACAAGTCCTAcacccaccccagctccctgagAAAACACATGAAAGTGCACTGCAAAtcccctcctcccagctccGGCTACGAGTCCTCCACGCCCTCCTTGGTGTCCCCCTCCTCGGACTCCGGCCGGGAGCCCCCCGCCTCCTGCTCCCACGCTGAGCCCTCCGCGCCCGCGCAGCCCGCCGCCAACCTGAGCGAATGGTACGTGTGTCAAGGCGCGGGGCCCCGcggcccccccgggccccccggCGCCTCCCCGCCGCCGCGCCTGCCCgccgagccccggccccgctgctaG
- the ZIC1 gene encoding zinc finger protein ZIC 1, translating into MLLDAGPQYPAIGVTTFGSSRHHSTADVTDREVGLGINPFADGMGAFKINPSTHELASAGQTAFTSQAPGYAAAALGHHHHPTHVSSYSSAAFNSTRDFLFRNRGFGEAAAASAQHSLFASAAGSFAGPHGHTDAAGHILFPGLHEQATSHASPNVVNGQMRLGFSGDMYGRPDQYGQVTSPRSEHYASTQLHGYGHMNMNMAAHHGAGAFFRYMRQPIKQELICKWIEPEQLSNPKKSCNKTFSTMHELVTHVTVEHVGGPEQSNHICFWEECPREGKPFKAKYKLVNHIRVHTGEKPFPCPFPGCGKVFARSENLKIHKRTHTGEKPFKCEFEGCDRRFANSSDRKKHMHVHTSDKPYLCKMCDKSYTHPSSLRKHMKVHESSSQGSQPSPAASSGYESSTPPTIVSPSTENQTASSLSPSSSAVHHTSSHSTLTSNFNEWYV; encoded by the exons ATGCTTCTGGATGCTGGACCGCAGTATCCCGCCATAGGAGTCACTACCTTCGGATCCTCTCGCCACCACTCCACGGCCGATGTCACGGACAGAGAAGTGGGGCTGGGGATCAACCCCTTCGCCGACGGCATGGGCGCCTTCAAAATCAACCCCAGCACCCACGAGCTGGCCTCGGCCGGCCAGACCGCCTTCACCTCGCAGGCGCCCGGCTACGCGGCGGCGGCCCTGGGGCACCACCACCACCCGACCCATGTCAGCTCCTATTCCAGCGCCGCCTTCAACTCCACCCGGGACTTTCTGTTCCGCAACCGCGGCTTcggggaggcggcggccgcCAGcgcccagcacagcctcttcGCCTCCGCTGCCGGCAGCTTCGCCGGACCCCACGGACACACAGATGCCGCGGGACATATACTTTTCCCGGGGCTGCACGAACAAGCCACCAGCCACGCTTCGCCCAACGTGGTGAACGGGCAGATGCGCCTGGGCTTCTCCGGAGACATGTACGGCAGACCCGACCAGTACGGCCAGGTCACCAGCCCCCGCTCCGAGCACTACGCCTCGACCCAGCTGCACGGCTACGGCCACATGAACATGAACATGGCAGCCCACCACGGGGCAGGGGCCTTCTTTCGTTACATGAGGCAGCCCATCAAACAGGAACTCATCTGTAAGTGGATTGAGCCCGAGCAATTGTCAAACCCCAAAAAGTCCTGCAACAAAACTTTCAGCACGATGCACGAGCTGGTGACTCATGTCACGGTGGAGCACGTTGGAGGACCCGAGCAGTCCAATCACATATGTTTCTGGGAAGAGTGTCCGAGAGAAGGGAAACCTTTCAAGGCCAAATATAAACTTGTAAATCACATCAGAGTCCACACAGGTGAAAAACCTTTCCCCTGCCCTTTCCCAGGCTGTGGCAAAGTGTTTGCCAGATCAGAGAATCTCAAAATACACAAAAGAACTCATACAG GTGAAAAACCATTTAAGTGTGAGTTCGAGGGCTGTGACAGGCGCTTTGCAAACAGCAGCGACCGCAAAAAGCACATGCATGTGCACACTTCCGACAAGCCCTATCTCTGCAAAATGTGCGACAAGTCCTACACGCACCCCAGCTCCCTCCGAAAGCACATGAAG GTCCATGAATCATCCTCGCAGGGGTCCCAGCCTTCTCCCGCCGCCAGCTCAGGCTACGAGTCCTCCACCCCTCCAACCATCGTGTCTCCATCCACAGAAAACCAGACTGCCAGCTCCTTATCCCCTTCCTCCTCCGCAGTCCATCACACGTCCAGCCACAGCACGCTTACATCAAATTTTAACGAATGGTACGTCTAA
- the ZIC4 gene encoding zinc finger protein ZIC 4 isoform X2: protein MSVDALGIPVMDPAALSRRNTALRLVDLAGAPRHHQHPPQSMTGFPGVAGHPHTTAPTPPGEHAAESRLGPQQLRPEHMGHRHHPPPHPPPQHHPAALKISPAPHPHHQLLHHHHHHHHHHHHMAGQAEVVSSHTAAFGPAQSPAAPYPVSHPAQALAAGRDFFIRRDLPAPLMPGLTEQHPAASSHHGLFVSTTGSYPGHHGHQHHHSEAGNPSLFTGLHEQPPHAAPGGHLNGQLRLGLPGEMYARSEHFTQVPASRTDHFAASSLHNYGGMNLNMNLAPHHGPGAFFRYMRQPIKQELICKWIELDQTPKKLCSKTFSTMHELVTHVTVEHVGGPEQSNHICFWEECPREGKPFKAKYKLVNHIRVHTGEKPFPCPFPGCGKVFARSENLKIHKRTHTGEKPFKCEFEGCDRRFANSSDRKKHSHVHTSDKPYNCKVRGCDKSYTHPSSLRKHMKVHCKSPPPSSGYESSTPSLVSPSSDSGREPPASCSHAEPSAPAQPAANLSE from the exons ATGAGCGTGGATGCTCTGGGGATCCCGGTGATggaccctgctgctctctccaggcGGAACACGGCGCTGAGATTAGTAGACTTGGCGGGGGCTCCTCGCCACCACCAGCACCCCCCTCAGAGCATGACAGGCTTCCCGGGCGTCGCCGGGCACCCCCACACCACGGCGCCCACGCCGCCGGGGGAACACGCCGCCGAGTCCCGCCTCGGGCCGCAGCAGCTCCGGCCAGAACACATGGGGCACCGccaccatcctcctcctcatcctcctcctcagcatcACCCCGCGGCCCTTAAGATCAGCCCTGCCCCTCATCCCCACCACCAGCTCCtccaccaccatcatcatcatcaccatcatcatcatcatatgGCAGGCCAAGCCGAGGTGGTCTCTAGTCACACGGCAGCGTTTGGCCCGGCGCAGTCACCAGCAGCCCCTTACCCCGTGTCtcacccagcccaggctctggcagcaggtAGGGACTTCTTCATCCGCAGAGACCTGCCGGCCCCACTCATGCCAGGGCTGACCGAGCAGCACCCCGCTGCAAGTTCTCACCACGGACTGTTTGTCTCAACAACAGGTAGCTACCCCGGACACCATGGTCACCAGCACCACCACTCAGAAGCTGGGAATCCCTCTCTGTTCACTGGACTCCATGAGCAGCCTCCCCATGCAGCTCCAGGTGGCCATCTAAACGGACAGCTCAGACTGGGGTTACCTGGAGAAATGTACGCCAGGTCTGAACATTTCACTCAAGTACCAGCCTCCAGGACAGAtcattttgctgcttcttcGCTTCATAACTACGGAGGTATGAATCTGAACATGAACCTGGCTCCACACCACGGCCCGGGTGCCTTCTTTCGTTACATGAGGCAGCCCATCAAACAGGAACTCATCTGTAAGTGGATTGAGTTGGACCAGACTCCCAAAAAATTATGCTCGAAAACTTTCAGCACGATGCACGAGCTGGTGACTCATGTCACGGTGGAGCACGTTGGAGGACCCGAGCAGTCCAATCACATATGTTTCTGGGAAGAGTGTCCAAGAGAAGGGAAACCTTTCAAGGCCAAATATAAACTTGTAAATCACATCAGAGTCCACACAGGTGAAAAACCTTTCCCCTGCCCTTTCCCAGGCTGTGGCAAAGTGTTTGCCAGATCAGAGAATCTCAAAATACACAAAAGAACTCATACAG GGGAGAAGCCGTTCAAATGTGAATTCGAGGGCTGTGACAGGCGCTTCGCCAACAGCAGCGACAGGAAGAAGCACTCGCATGTCCACACCAGCGACAAGCCCTACAACTGCAAAGTGAGAGGCTGCGACAAGTCCTAcacccaccccagctccctgagAAAACACATGAAAGTGCACTGCAAAtcccctcctcccagctccGGCTACGAGTCCTCCACGCCCTCCTTGGTGTCCCCCTCCTCGGACTCCGGCCGGGAGCCCCCCGCCTCCTGCTCCCACGCTGAGCCCTCCGCGCCCGCGCAGCCCGCCGCCAACCTGAGCGAATG A
- the ZIC4 gene encoding zinc finger protein ZIC 4 isoform X3 — translation MLWVVEVIKWDLRCALCRKRKLLQFKATCTNVTYKPLKYHPDGSFLLHHTFPNCFQKARKEEMKDDRLDASAKEVEQSQEMRHKTPLVMRKRKRLYRNILEKSSSYPGHHGHQHHHSEAGNPSLFTGLHEQPPHAAPGGHLNGQLRLGLPGEMYARSEHFTQVPASRTDHFAASSLHNYGGMNLNMNLAPHHGPGAFFRYMRQPIKQELICKWIELDQTPKKLCSKTFSTMHELVTHVTVEHVGGPEQSNHICFWEECPREGKPFKAKYKLVNHIRVHTGEKPFPCPFPGCGKVFARSENLKIHKRTHTGEKPFKCEFEGCDRRFANSSDRKKHSHVHTSDKPYNCKVRGCDKSYTHPSSLRKHMKVHCKSPPPSSGYESSTPSLVSPSSDSGREPPASCSHAEPSAPAQPAANLSE, via the exons atgttgtggGTTGTAGAAGTTATCAAGTGGGATTTGCGGTGCGCTCTCTGCAGGAAACGAAAGCTGCTCCAGTTCAAAGCCACATGCACCAACGTGACATATAAGCCATTAAAATATCATCCTGACGGCTCATTTCTGCTTCATCATACATTCCCTAACTGCTtccagaaagcaagaaaagaagaaatgaaggaTGACCGCCTCGATGCAAGCGCCAAAGAGGTG GAACAAAGTCAGGAAATGAGGCACAAGACTCCCCTTGtaatgaggaaaagaaaacgACTTTACAGAAACATCCTGGAAAAGTCAA GTAGCTACCCCGGACACCATGGTCACCAGCACCACCACTCAGAAGCTGGGAATCCCTCTCTGTTCACTGGACTCCATGAGCAGCCTCCCCATGCAGCTCCAGGTGGCCATCTAAACGGACAGCTCAGACTGGGGTTACCTGGAGAAATGTACGCCAGGTCTGAACATTTCACTCAAGTACCAGCCTCCAGGACAGAtcattttgctgcttcttcGCTTCATAACTACGGAGGTATGAATCTGAACATGAACCTGGCTCCACACCACGGCCCGGGTGCCTTCTTTCGTTACATGAGGCAGCCCATCAAACAGGAACTCATCTGTAAGTGGATTGAGTTGGACCAGACTCCCAAAAAATTATGCTCGAAAACTTTCAGCACGATGCACGAGCTGGTGACTCATGTCACGGTGGAGCACGTTGGAGGACCCGAGCAGTCCAATCACATATGTTTCTGGGAAGAGTGTCCAAGAGAAGGGAAACCTTTCAAGGCCAAATATAAACTTGTAAATCACATCAGAGTCCACACAGGTGAAAAACCTTTCCCCTGCCCTTTCCCAGGCTGTGGCAAAGTGTTTGCCAGATCAGAGAATCTCAAAATACACAAAAGAACTCATACAG GGGAGAAGCCGTTCAAATGTGAATTCGAGGGCTGTGACAGGCGCTTCGCCAACAGCAGCGACAGGAAGAAGCACTCGCATGTCCACACCAGCGACAAGCCCTACAACTGCAAAGTGAGAGGCTGCGACAAGTCCTAcacccaccccagctccctgagAAAACACATGAAAGTGCACTGCAAAtcccctcctcccagctccGGCTACGAGTCCTCCACGCCCTCCTTGGTGTCCCCCTCCTCGGACTCCGGCCGGGAGCCCCCCGCCTCCTGCTCCCACGCTGAGCCCTCCGCGCCCGCGCAGCCCGCCGCCAACCTGAGCGAATG A